Proteins encoded by one window of Elaeis guineensis isolate ETL-2024a chromosome 12, EG11, whole genome shotgun sequence:
- the LOC105061160 gene encoding uncharacterized protein At1g32220, chloroplastic isoform X1 → MWASSGFLSSASPVSASLLALKRIPALPTPRPTSRALPRSPFPLSTRIRVRCSYAASDIREDSSSVPIDVVANVKTEKIVVLGGSGFVGSAICKAAVSKGIEVVSLSRSGRPSYSDSWTDQVTWMAGDVFYARWDEVLVGATAVVSTLGGFGSEEQMKKINGEANILAVGAAKDFGVPKFIMISVHDYNLPSFLLTLGYFTGKRKAESEVLSKYPSSGVVLRPGFIYGKRKVDGFEIPLDVIGEPLERLLLAVENFTKPLSSLPASDLLLAPPVSVDDVAYAAINAVMDDDFFGVFTIEQIKEAAAKVRT, encoded by the exons ATGTGGGCGTCCTCCGGGTTCCTGTCCTCCGCTTCTCCGGTGTCCGCTTCTCTGCTCGCCCTCAAGAGGATCCCGGCGCTGCCGACTCCCCGGCCGACCTCTCGCGCTCTCCCTCGTTCTCCGTTTCCACTTTCAACGAG GATCCGTGTGAGATGTAGTTATGCTGCATCAGATATCAGGGAAGATTCCTCTTCTGTTCCAATAGATGTAGTGGCAAATGTAAAAACTGAAAAG ATTGTAGTCTTGGGAGGCAGTGGTTTTGTTGGTTCTGCTATTTGCAAAGCTGCAGTCTCCAAGGGCATTGAGGTTGTCAGCCTAAGCAG GTCAGGGAGGCCTTCTTACTCAGATTCTTGGACTGACCAAGTCACATGGATGGCAG GAGATGTTTTCTATGCTAGATGGGATGAAGTACTGGTTGGGGCAACTGCAGTTGTTTCAACCCTTGGAGGGTTTGGAAGTGAGGAACAGATGAAGAAGATAAATGGTGAGGCCAACATCCTGGCAGTGGGTGCTGCAAAAGATTTTG GAGTTCCGAAGTTCATTATGATTTCTGTACATGATTACAATCTTCCATCATTTCTACTCACCTTGGGGTATTTCACTGGCAAGAGAAAAGCGGAGTCAGAGGTCCTCTCCAAATACCCAAGTTCAG GTGTTGTGTTGAGACCAGGTTTCATCTATGGTAAGAGAAAGGTAGATGGCTTTGAGATCCCACTTGATGTTATAGGTGAACCATTAGAGAGACTACTGCTTGCCGTTGAAAATTTTACAAAGCCTCTGAGCTCACTGCCTGCGTCTGATCTCCTCTTGGCACCACCTGTGAGCGTTGATGATGTTGCATATGCAGCAATCAACGCAGTCATGGATGATGACTTCTTTGGCGTTTTCACAATTGAACAGATTAAGGAAGCTGCAGCAAAGGTGCGGACATGA
- the LOC105061160 gene encoding uncharacterized protein At1g32220, chloroplastic isoform X2: protein MWASSGFLSSASPVSASLLALKRIPALPTPRPTSRALPRSPFPLSTRIRVRCSYAASDIREDSSSVPIDVVANVKTEKIVVLGGSGFVGSAICKAAVSKGIEVVSLSRSGRPSYSDSWTDQVTWMAGDVFYARWDEVLVGATAVVSTLGGFGSEEQMKKINGEANILAVGAAKDFVPKFIMISVHDYNLPSFLLTLGYFTGKRKAESEVLSKYPSSGVVLRPGFIYGKRKVDGFEIPLDVIGEPLERLLLAVENFTKPLSSLPASDLLLAPPVSVDDVAYAAINAVMDDDFFGVFTIEQIKEAAAKVRT from the exons ATGTGGGCGTCCTCCGGGTTCCTGTCCTCCGCTTCTCCGGTGTCCGCTTCTCTGCTCGCCCTCAAGAGGATCCCGGCGCTGCCGACTCCCCGGCCGACCTCTCGCGCTCTCCCTCGTTCTCCGTTTCCACTTTCAACGAG GATCCGTGTGAGATGTAGTTATGCTGCATCAGATATCAGGGAAGATTCCTCTTCTGTTCCAATAGATGTAGTGGCAAATGTAAAAACTGAAAAG ATTGTAGTCTTGGGAGGCAGTGGTTTTGTTGGTTCTGCTATTTGCAAAGCTGCAGTCTCCAAGGGCATTGAGGTTGTCAGCCTAAGCAG GTCAGGGAGGCCTTCTTACTCAGATTCTTGGACTGACCAAGTCACATGGATGGCAG GAGATGTTTTCTATGCTAGATGGGATGAAGTACTGGTTGGGGCAACTGCAGTTGTTTCAACCCTTGGAGGGTTTGGAAGTGAGGAACAGATGAAGAAGATAAATGGTGAGGCCAACATCCTGGCAGTGGGTGCTGCAAAAGATTTTG TTCCGAAGTTCATTATGATTTCTGTACATGATTACAATCTTCCATCATTTCTACTCACCTTGGGGTATTTCACTGGCAAGAGAAAAGCGGAGTCAGAGGTCCTCTCCAAATACCCAAGTTCAG GTGTTGTGTTGAGACCAGGTTTCATCTATGGTAAGAGAAAGGTAGATGGCTTTGAGATCCCACTTGATGTTATAGGTGAACCATTAGAGAGACTACTGCTTGCCGTTGAAAATTTTACAAAGCCTCTGAGCTCACTGCCTGCGTCTGATCTCCTCTTGGCACCACCTGTGAGCGTTGATGATGTTGCATATGCAGCAATCAACGCAGTCATGGATGATGACTTCTTTGGCGTTTTCACAATTGAACAGATTAAGGAAGCTGCAGCAAAGGTGCGGACATGA